One Turneriella parva DSM 21527 genomic region harbors:
- a CDS encoding gamma carbonic anhydrase family protein, with translation MGENSSLWPGVVVRADMNAFVLGNYVNIQDNSTLHSDSKRGITIGDYTLVGHHAMIHGCTIGRGVLIGIGSVILDDAQIGDGAMITAGCMIRGGTKIPPQALVTPDGSSIRIFENKARTAYTIAGSLEYVELARRMQKGLWGPFSRDEENAFLARAKEIWEQIKAAP, from the coding sequence ATGGGTGAGAACTCTTCGCTTTGGCCGGGAGTCGTGGTGCGCGCCGACATGAACGCGTTTGTTCTGGGCAATTACGTCAATATTCAGGATAACTCGACGCTGCACAGCGACTCGAAGCGCGGCATCACGATCGGCGACTATACGCTCGTGGGCCACCACGCCATGATTCATGGCTGTACGATCGGCAGGGGCGTGCTCATAGGCATCGGCAGCGTCATATTAGACGATGCACAGATCGGCGACGGCGCGATGATTACGGCAGGCTGTATGATTCGTGGCGGTACGAAAATACCGCCGCAGGCGCTCGTGACCCCCGATGGTTCGTCGATCCGCATTTTTGAGAACAAAGCACGCACGGCCTATACAATAGCAGGTTCGCTCGAGTATGTCGAACTCGCGCGCCGCATGCAGAAGGGTTTGTGGGGGCCGTTCAGCCGGGACGAAGAAAATGCGTTTCTGGCGCGCGCCAAAGAAATCTGGGAACAGATCAAGGCCGCGCCATAA
- a CDS encoding SPOR domain-containing protein: protein MQDIDFSRYYRRPRGTSAVAERPAAQGSGPAVNKLSLYLAIAFSSLAVGFIGGTQLQKNKMTREIEGKIVPDSIATANVAANAAPETEKVSDNVRVTRSEEKINTEKRETDNTGSFLILAKIYPDEKEASLAGLGLKRNGMKAFMARNGKKVKLYVGPIDGKADAYEALAQLKKNSEFTGAILYRK, encoded by the coding sequence ATGCAGGACATAGATTTCAGCCGTTATTACCGCCGCCCGCGGGGCACCTCGGCAGTCGCAGAGAGGCCTGCAGCGCAGGGCTCAGGGCCCGCGGTGAACAAACTTTCGCTCTATCTCGCGATTGCGTTCTCATCACTCGCCGTCGGCTTTATCGGCGGCACCCAGTTGCAAAAGAATAAGATGACCCGCGAGATCGAGGGCAAGATTGTTCCCGACAGCATCGCAACAGCAAACGTTGCGGCGAATGCGGCACCTGAAACCGAAAAAGTCTCAGACAACGTGCGCGTGACACGCTCAGAAGAAAAAATCAACACCGAAAAGCGTGAAACCGACAACACGGGCAGCTTTCTCATTCTCGCAAAGATATATCCCGATGAAAAAGAGGCGTCGCTCGCGGGCTTGGGCCTCAAGCGCAATGGCATGAAGGCGTTTATGGCGCGCAATGGCAAGAAGGTGAAACTTTATGTCGGCCCCATCGACGGCAAAGCTGACGCATACGAAGCTCTTGCGCAGCTCAAGAAGAACTCTGAGTTCACCGGCGCGATTCTCTACCGCAAGTAA
- the rsfS gene encoding ribosome silencing factor codes for MSTPAAHKTASDDLSQIKVLVAALDAKKAENIVVLDLRDQSSYLNYFVIATSLSRTHLKTLFDELHKTAVENGIERPRAQNPQFESGWVTYDFGFYVVHLFEDEKRKFYDLESVWKNAKRIDVLSQRSTDLTPRKGESQGVQKQKKAVAKKTAKTSVKSESSAKKKTTIKKKTTKEKTMATAKKKPAKKAAKKSAKKAAKKTTKKK; via the coding sequence ATGAGCACCCCCGCCGCTCATAAAACTGCATCAGACGACCTTTCACAGATTAAGGTGCTCGTGGCGGCGCTCGACGCCAAAAAGGCCGAAAACATCGTCGTTCTCGACCTGAGAGACCAGTCTTCATACCTCAATTACTTCGTGATTGCGACTTCGCTCTCACGAACACACCTCAAAACCCTCTTCGACGAGCTGCACAAGACAGCTGTTGAAAATGGCATCGAGCGCCCGCGTGCGCAGAATCCGCAATTTGAAAGCGGCTGGGTGACTTACGACTTCGGTTTTTACGTGGTTCACCTGTTCGAAGACGAAAAACGCAAATTTTACGATCTCGAGAGCGTCTGGAAAAATGCAAAACGCATCGACGTGCTCTCACAACGTTCTACTGACCTTACCCCCCGAAAGGGAGAATCGCAGGGCGTTCAGAAACAGAAAAAAGCAGTGGCGAAAAAAACTGCAAAAACTTCTGTAAAATCTGAAAGCTCTGCGAAGAAAAAGACGACAATTAAGAAGAAGACGACTAAGGAGAAAACAATGGCGACAGCAAAAAAGAAACCTGCTAAGAAAGCAGCAAAGAAGTCAGCTAAGAAAGCTGCAAAAAAAACAACAAAGAAGAAATAA
- a CDS encoding SDR family NAD(P)-dependent oxidoreductase, translating into MHYYEGKTILLTGASGGLGSEFATQLLDLGGELILADVKLESLSRFKTYSGKGKVLGTIAGDIGTKEGTERFLADVKKFTPCPDMIINNAGIAQAGAFGDVPLDRWEKLMNINLISPMRICHYFLPDMKARGSGHIVNISSVAGIVPLPGGAPYTASKHGIKGFSDAIREEYHKSGIFVSTVHPFFTRTAILQSERFGVNVDVSDYPQFLIESPENVIKETIKAIANKTDFILPGPTSKVLDLARRLTPGLMGLFSRGLLN; encoded by the coding sequence ATGCATTATTATGAAGGCAAAACCATTCTGCTGACCGGCGCGTCGGGCGGGCTCGGCAGCGAATTCGCCACGCAGCTCTTAGACCTCGGCGGCGAACTCATTCTCGCCGATGTCAAACTCGAATCGCTAAGCCGTTTCAAGACCTATAGCGGCAAGGGCAAGGTTCTCGGCACGATCGCCGGTGACATTGGCACCAAAGAAGGCACCGAGCGATTTTTGGCGGATGTAAAAAAGTTCACCCCCTGCCCAGACATGATCATCAACAATGCAGGCATTGCACAGGCAGGGGCTTTCGGCGACGTGCCGCTCGACCGCTGGGAAAAACTCATGAACATCAACCTGATTTCACCGATGCGCATCTGCCACTATTTTCTGCCCGACATGAAGGCGCGCGGCAGCGGGCATATCGTGAATATTTCATCGGTGGCAGGCATTGTGCCGCTGCCGGGTGGCGCGCCCTACACGGCTTCAAAACACGGCATCAAGGGCTTCTCTGATGCGATTCGCGAAGAGTACCATAAGTCGGGCATTTTCGTTTCGACTGTGCACCCGTTTTTTACACGCACAGCGATCCTGCAGTCAGAACGGTTCGGCGTCAATGTTGACGTGAGCGATTACCCGCAGTTTCTGATTGAATCCCCCGAAAATGTCATCAAAGAAACGATCAAGGCAATTGCGAATAAAACAGACTTCATTCTGCCAGGGCCGACATCGAAAGTGCTCGATCTGGCGCGTAGGCTCACCCCCGGGCTTATGGGGCTCTTCAGTAGAGGCTTGCTGAATTAA
- a CDS encoding OmpA family protein — protein MRYLALLPVVALFSQLGALKTRDFAHLPQRPFNAALGGQSAHTMPTQAAALVNPAFLGYGDQNTFFTGGVFSPHLYGFYADGALFSPYGGLTLSAEYFKADDQTGALSFSYGSFLSRRVATGLAVTPRYTTGNGQQAFGLGIDPALLFDSKWHANLAGNDGLGLYSPTIFLRTLNLAIPIGDTELLAKPSAHVGVMTGLYQSAELNFAAVVSTYGTDGFDRLPYQLGVQGQYKWALASLGYGGSHFSPTANGVSLGLGVALPMSFGDAFLFYSLQFANSGRSDLHAVTAGVRLGGVDTEAPEVVFASEGTHFSPNNDGVRDLMVFTAAATDKSPIVFYEFRVSDAKGNQVFRQRADERIREKEFRWGLFVRSFVAPRARADIPERFTWNGRALVEKQKALKDNVFAEDPPDKALPDGVYIWHFRVMDEKNNESKTLSGEVHIDTKPPAAAVEIGDDLISPNGDGRRDLLPITQDTSVDDAYEGYIENAEGARVRTYRWPENAPARLDFDGRRDNGELVEEGVYRYHLVGSDAAGNRAEAKSENFYVSRRVDAVYLRSSGLGLNPKKSELSEIQFVPSLEHADGFTQGEIRIGKSCGPKAEDVVFRLPVRELGQSAKKNAKKPAKALYAWKGESVSQTTAADGIYCAVFQAQYVNGNAPESPPIKIAIDSTPPQLDVAADLSTRQFAPDGDGENEEQAFRLSVNDQSEIVAYALQVSEILPDEKGIKKIPVRSFRGKGSIPQTIYWDGKTESGALVESLTQYEYTLEAQDSYGNVAVSSPRRFETGVLALPAGNGFLVRVVNADLDEPATDRLAAVARLMEKYPKYKVKVEAHTGTAGGIERNLRLSEQAARKTYEFLIENGVAAERVTYQGFGESSPAFDVRSVNAPKNRRLDFILSR, from the coding sequence ATGCGTTATCTCGCCCTTTTACCTGTTGTTGCGCTGTTTTCACAGCTCGGCGCGCTGAAAACGCGCGATTTTGCGCACCTGCCGCAGCGTCCCTTCAACGCGGCGCTCGGTGGGCAGTCGGCGCACACGATGCCGACGCAGGCCGCGGCCCTTGTCAACCCGGCTTTCTTGGGTTATGGCGACCAAAACACGTTCTTTACCGGTGGCGTATTTTCTCCGCATCTATATGGTTTTTACGCCGATGGTGCGCTCTTTAGTCCCTATGGAGGATTAACCCTTTCAGCAGAGTATTTTAAGGCAGACGACCAGACAGGCGCCCTGTCATTTTCATACGGTAGTTTTCTTTCACGCCGGGTCGCGACAGGCCTTGCGGTGACTCCGCGCTACACGACCGGCAATGGCCAGCAGGCTTTTGGTCTCGGCATCGACCCTGCGCTGCTTTTCGACAGCAAGTGGCATGCGAACCTCGCCGGTAATGACGGGCTTGGGCTCTATTCGCCGACTATTTTCTTGCGCACGCTGAATCTCGCGATACCGATAGGCGACACCGAGCTATTGGCAAAACCCTCGGCGCACGTGGGTGTCATGACCGGGCTCTACCAAAGCGCCGAGCTGAATTTTGCGGCCGTTGTCTCGACCTATGGCACCGATGGCTTCGACCGCCTGCCCTATCAGCTGGGAGTTCAGGGACAATACAAATGGGCCTTGGCCTCTTTGGGCTATGGCGGCAGTCATTTCTCGCCCACGGCAAATGGCGTGAGTCTCGGACTGGGTGTTGCGTTGCCGATGTCGTTCGGCGATGCCTTCTTGTTTTACAGCCTGCAGTTTGCAAACTCAGGCAGGTCAGATCTGCACGCCGTCACCGCCGGGGTAAGGCTCGGCGGCGTCGATACCGAAGCGCCCGAAGTTGTGTTTGCGAGTGAAGGCACGCACTTTTCGCCCAACAATGACGGAGTTCGCGACCTCATGGTTTTTACAGCCGCGGCCACCGATAAAAGTCCTATTGTGTTTTACGAGTTTCGTGTGAGCGATGCGAAAGGCAATCAGGTGTTTCGCCAGCGCGCCGATGAGCGCATTCGCGAAAAAGAGTTTCGCTGGGGTCTCTTTGTGCGCAGTTTTGTCGCCCCGCGGGCGCGAGCCGATATTCCCGAGCGCTTTACGTGGAACGGCCGGGCACTTGTCGAAAAGCAGAAAGCGCTCAAAGACAATGTCTTTGCCGAAGACCCACCTGACAAGGCGTTACCCGACGGCGTCTACATCTGGCACTTTCGCGTCATGGACGAGAAAAATAATGAGAGCAAAACGCTGAGCGGCGAGGTACATATCGATACGAAGCCGCCTGCCGCGGCGGTCGAGATCGGTGACGATCTGATATCCCCCAATGGTGATGGCAGGCGAGACCTGCTGCCCATCACGCAAGACACCAGCGTCGACGATGCGTACGAAGGTTATATAGAGAACGCAGAGGGTGCGCGCGTGCGTACTTACCGGTGGCCTGAGAACGCGCCCGCACGGCTCGATTTTGACGGCAGGCGCGATAATGGCGAATTGGTCGAAGAGGGAGTCTATCGCTACCACCTCGTGGGCAGCGACGCGGCGGGCAACCGGGCAGAAGCAAAAAGCGAGAACTTCTATGTCTCGCGGCGAGTTGACGCGGTCTACCTGCGCAGTTCTGGTCTGGGTCTGAATCCTAAAAAAAGCGAACTCTCAGAAATTCAGTTCGTGCCGTCGCTCGAACACGCCGACGGCTTCACGCAGGGCGAAATTCGTATTGGCAAAAGTTGCGGGCCGAAAGCCGAAGATGTGGTTTTTCGCCTGCCTGTGAGGGAGCTCGGGCAGAGCGCGAAGAAAAATGCAAAAAAACCGGCCAAAGCACTGTATGCCTGGAAAGGTGAATCCGTCTCGCAGACGACAGCAGCCGATGGCATTTATTGCGCGGTTTTTCAGGCGCAGTACGTGAACGGCAACGCACCCGAGTCACCGCCGATCAAGATTGCGATTGATTCAACCCCGCCGCAGCTCGATGTCGCCGCCGACCTCAGCACCCGGCAATTCGCCCCCGACGGTGACGGCGAAAACGAAGAGCAGGCGTTTCGCCTCAGTGTGAATGACCAGTCTGAAATTGTTGCGTATGCGTTGCAGGTGAGCGAAATATTGCCCGATGAAAAAGGCATCAAGAAAATACCTGTACGCAGCTTTCGCGGCAAAGGTTCTATACCCCAGACCATCTATTGGGACGGCAAAACCGAGAGCGGCGCGCTCGTTGAATCATTGACGCAATACGAATATACCCTCGAAGCGCAAGACTCTTACGGCAATGTCGCCGTGTCTTCGCCGCGGCGCTTTGAAACGGGCGTTCTGGCGCTGCCTGCAGGCAATGGCTTCTTGGTGCGCGTTGTCAATGCCGACCTCGACGAACCGGCAACCGACCGGCTCGCAGCGGTTGCGCGTCTGATGGAAAAATATCCGAAATATAAGGTGAAGGTTGAAGCGCACACCGGCACAGCGGGTGGTATCGAACGCAATCTGCGCCTCAGCGAACAGGCGGCGCGCAAGACCTATGAATTTTTGATCGAGAATGGCGTTGCCGCAGAGCGCGTCACCTACCAGGGTTTTGGCGAATCGTCACCGGCTTTCGATGTGCGCAGCGTCAACGCGCCCAAGAACCGCAGGCTCGACTTTATTCTCAGCCGTTAA
- a CDS encoding DUF3467 domain-containing protein: MSTAPNIPNESKIEIHLDPEILKGTFANVTNIGHAKEEFILDYLFIQQHPAPFGKLVSRMILTPGHAKRLLQALQENIRRYEEQFGTIDTGVSVPTNRTLQ; encoded by the coding sequence ATGTCAACGGCCCCCAACATACCCAACGAGAGCAAAATCGAGATTCATCTTGATCCCGAGATTCTCAAGGGCACGTTCGCAAACGTTACGAACATCGGGCATGCGAAAGAAGAATTTATTCTCGATTATCTCTTTATTCAGCAGCACCCGGCACCTTTCGGCAAGCTGGTTTCGCGCATGATTCTCACCCCAGGCCACGCCAAGCGCCTATTGCAGGCATTACAAGAGAACATTCGCCGCTATGAAGAGCAATTTGGCACGATCGACACGGGTGTTTCGGTGCCAACGAACAGAACCTTACAGTAA
- a CDS encoding GNAT family N-acetyltransferase, whose protein sequence is MIRDAEKDDAAEIAALLKPYVDKKILLHRSLEEIRENAAQTVVFAESGGILGTASLVFFSPTLCEIRALVIAESAQGRGIGKDLVLAAEAKALGLQNARPMRFFALTYTAEFFERCGYERTTKDQFPEKIYEVCNFCLRKDDCHEIAVQKQVS, encoded by the coding sequence GTGATTCGCGATGCCGAAAAAGATGACGCCGCTGAAATCGCGGCGCTCTTAAAGCCCTACGTCGACAAGAAGATACTCTTACACCGATCGCTTGAAGAAATTCGCGAAAATGCCGCCCAGACGGTGGTTTTTGCCGAATCAGGAGGCATTTTGGGCACTGCGAGCCTCGTCTTCTTCTCGCCGACACTCTGCGAGATTCGCGCCCTGGTGATTGCCGAGTCGGCGCAGGGCCGTGGTATCGGCAAAGATCTCGTGCTCGCAGCAGAAGCCAAGGCGCTGGGGCTGCAGAACGCAAGGCCCATGCGTTTTTTTGCTCTCACCTACACTGCCGAATTTTTCGAACGCTGTGGTTATGAGCGCACGACGAAAGATCAGTTTCCCGAAAAGATTTATGAGGTTTGCAATTTCTGCCTGCGAAAAGATGACTGCCATGAAATTGCCGTGCAGAAGCAAGTCAGCTGA
- a CDS encoding LCP family protein, which yields MDALKKIKPLLLIAFAITLAIFATVQVFRFFNRANLEKALNGRDGFSVLFLVTSANDDKKIQVISVAQMFPATQRMGVISFYPAIRIKDNEASLEEIYRNKGVSAVSDALAEFLGDRIPVYVKVRDSVLAQFVDIMGGLDYFLPAADQLKDENLPKGQFVLDGSLVPRLLNPPEKNEYTPAFKLFRYYSLFLNAWNQRSKIWPALKDEKTFAIAVKNVETNAAAYDLYFLAQHFANQKSWVPILLEVPVRRVKDAFYVDKDSAALYFRNLTKQLTQKDHPFINEPPKMEVKNGTHVPNLARTMRAELSRKGVQILEFTNADHNDYDQTVLLGTSGNAFYLESIARIIGVQRSYAAVNRSLFTDLVLVLGKDYNKLKGEDIVR from the coding sequence ATGGACGCGCTCAAAAAAATAAAACCACTTCTGCTGATCGCATTCGCGATCACGCTGGCGATTTTTGCGACGGTTCAGGTCTTTCGTTTTTTCAACCGCGCGAATCTTGAGAAGGCCTTGAATGGCCGCGATGGCTTTTCGGTTCTGTTTCTCGTCACCTCTGCGAACGACGACAAGAAGATTCAGGTAATCTCCGTCGCGCAGATGTTTCCCGCAACGCAGCGCATGGGCGTGATTTCGTTCTACCCGGCGATTCGCATCAAAGACAACGAAGCGAGCCTCGAAGAGATCTACCGCAACAAGGGCGTCAGCGCCGTCAGCGACGCACTGGCCGAGTTTCTGGGCGACCGAATACCGGTATATGTAAAGGTGCGCGACAGCGTATTGGCGCAGTTTGTCGATATCATGGGCGGCCTCGACTATTTTCTGCCGGCCGCAGACCAGCTGAAAGACGAAAACCTGCCGAAAGGCCAGTTTGTGCTCGATGGCAGCCTCGTGCCGCGCCTGCTGAACCCGCCTGAAAAGAATGAATATACCCCGGCGTTCAAGCTGTTTCGTTATTACTCCCTCTTTCTGAACGCCTGGAACCAGCGCAGCAAAATCTGGCCGGCGCTGAAAGATGAAAAAACTTTCGCCATCGCGGTGAAGAACGTCGAAACCAACGCAGCGGCATACGATCTCTACTTTCTCGCGCAGCACTTTGCCAACCAGAAGTCATGGGTGCCAATTCTGCTCGAGGTACCGGTGCGCCGGGTGAAAGACGCCTTCTATGTCGATAAAGATTCTGCAGCGCTCTACTTTCGCAATCTCACCAAGCAACTGACGCAGAAAGACCACCCTTTCATTAACGAACCACCCAAAATGGAAGTGAAAAACGGTACGCACGTGCCGAACCTCGCGCGCACCATGCGCGCAGAGCTTTCACGCAAAGGTGTGCAGATTCTCGAATTTACCAACGCCGACCACAACGACTACGACCAGACGGTGCTGCTCGGCACCAGCGGCAACGCGTTCTACCTCGAGAGCATTGCACGCATCATAGGCGTGCAGCGCTCATATGCAGCAGTCAACCGCTCGCTTTTCACCGACCTCGTTCTGGTTCTCGGCAAAGATTACAACAAACTCAAAGGTGAGGATATAGTACGATGA
- a CDS encoding TolB family protein translates to MRPLAVAGLALALAVVPAFWILHGAALTIGEPVRVFGEYGKLQTLAVSPDGKLLAFSSDYRDQKGDIVTYNLETKEKNTVTKTQYLETQPVFSRDGKEIYFFINEVGSGSIKKVNLADGAVTQITDRRVWCEFPSLSPDGKNLIYYSKRENKYNLYEMALATGKETRLTAEQNFDFGPVYSSNGQNVFFYSNRAGSSFSLFQLERSSQKISPIFGPGGFTFQPTADVQGLLIFAVSNVSGNNDIYAVSLGKNRVDQITHSPGNDLFPVVDVRSKKLYYISQREGDYAIYERKFTAAP, encoded by the coding sequence ATGAGACCCTTGGCCGTTGCAGGGCTGGCGCTTGCCCTGGCGGTCGTGCCCGCTTTTTGGATACTGCATGGCGCGGCGCTCACGATTGGCGAGCCGGTGCGCGTTTTCGGCGAGTATGGTAAGTTACAGACCCTCGCTGTCTCACCTGACGGCAAGCTGCTCGCGTTCAGTTCAGATTACCGCGACCAGAAGGGAGACATCGTTACCTACAATCTGGAAACCAAAGAAAAAAACACCGTCACGAAGACGCAATACCTCGAGACGCAGCCCGTGTTCTCGCGCGACGGCAAAGAAATATATTTTTTCATCAACGAAGTGGGTTCTGGCTCGATTAAAAAGGTGAACCTCGCCGACGGGGCGGTCACGCAGATTACCGACCGCCGCGTGTGGTGCGAGTTTCCTTCGCTGTCACCCGATGGCAAGAACCTCATCTACTATTCGAAACGGGAAAATAAATACAATCTCTATGAAATGGCGCTTGCTACCGGAAAAGAGACCCGGCTGACGGCAGAGCAGAATTTTGACTTTGGCCCGGTCTATTCGTCGAACGGGCAAAATGTGTTTTTCTATTCGAACCGCGCAGGCAGCTCGTTCTCGCTCTTTCAGCTCGAGAGATCGTCGCAGAAGATATCACCGATATTCGGGCCGGGTGGCTTCACGTTTCAGCCGACCGCCGATGTGCAGGGCCTGCTGATTTTCGCCGTTTCGAATGTTTCTGGCAACAACGATATCTATGCCGTCTCGCTGGGTAAGAACCGGGTCGACCAGATTACCCATTCGCCGGGCAACGACCTTTTTCCCGTAGTCGATGTGCGCAGCAAAAAGCTCTATTATATCAGCCAGCGCGAAGGCGATTACGCGATATACGAAAGAAAATTTACGGCAGCGCCCTGA
- a CDS encoding putative glycoside hydrolase, translating to MHSAFVTYIKGLGAVFAVLLRLAAAGLANWLKARAVSIALVLAGGVLIASLAHHVIPSALGSWYAHLDGNKSSLASFWRGFDAACGTNICRHVFPSPIRHYELHVKEEAGFQKYIAELKTAQARQADLKSAAPAQRFVRNFLPSRAQAYAGLTRVRGPEEVTAIYLTGTSARPGKVDKYLEFTRAQGMSGVCFDIKDVYGFVNYKSELPEVKMTQGKTQPPLGDLAPLVAYYKSKKIYTIARVALFQDELQAGKFPDRQIKLQAGGPLRTKGRTVWVDPNKKAVQDYNLAIIREVLASGVDEIQLDYVRYPAEGDWKIAAYHDLGDFSEKPRVITRFLQRVHALTRSYGAYLSLDVFGVVAWQEPLDIKSTGQNMHILGQATDVISPMLYPSHFGFSFGGVNNPADKPALFLEAGVTKLREINKTQVIRPWLQAFKWRVSNYTPQYITEQIRGSKKAGGQGYLLWNAGNIYERFSEPVPSP from the coding sequence GTGCATTCAGCTTTTGTCACTTACATCAAGGGTCTTGGCGCGGTCTTTGCGGTGCTGCTGCGGCTCGCGGCCGCCGGATTGGCAAATTGGCTGAAAGCCCGAGCGGTCAGCATCGCCCTGGTTCTGGCAGGCGGTGTGCTCATCGCAAGCCTCGCGCACCATGTTATACCCTCGGCTCTCGGCAGTTGGTATGCGCACCTCGACGGCAATAAATCTTCATTGGCCTCATTCTGGCGCGGCTTCGATGCGGCTTGTGGCACGAATATCTGCCGCCATGTTTTTCCCTCGCCGATTCGCCACTATGAACTGCACGTCAAAGAAGAGGCAGGTTTTCAGAAGTATATTGCTGAATTGAAAACCGCTCAGGCCCGCCAGGCGGATCTCAAAAGTGCTGCGCCTGCGCAAAGATTCGTGCGCAATTTTTTACCCTCGCGCGCGCAGGCGTACGCGGGACTCACCCGCGTGCGCGGGCCAGAAGAAGTCACGGCAATCTATCTCACAGGCACCTCGGCGCGCCCGGGCAAAGTCGACAAATACCTCGAGTTCACCAGAGCACAGGGCATGTCCGGCGTCTGCTTCGATATCAAAGACGTTTATGGCTTCGTGAACTATAAAAGCGAATTGCCAGAAGTGAAAATGACGCAGGGCAAGACGCAGCCACCGCTCGGCGATCTGGCACCGCTCGTGGCATATTACAAAAGCAAGAAGATCTACACCATCGCGCGTGTCGCTCTGTTTCAAGACGAGCTGCAGGCGGGCAAGTTTCCCGACCGGCAGATTAAACTGCAGGCAGGCGGCCCGCTCAGAACCAAGGGCCGAACCGTGTGGGTTGACCCCAACAAAAAGGCCGTGCAGGATTACAACCTCGCAATCATTCGCGAAGTGCTCGCCTCAGGCGTCGATGAAATTCAGCTCGATTATGTGCGCTACCCAGCCGAAGGCGACTGGAAAATCGCGGCCTACCACGACCTGGGTGATTTTTCTGAAAAGCCAAGAGTTATCACTCGCTTCTTGCAGCGCGTTCACGCGCTCACGAGGTCTTATGGCGCCTACCTGTCGCTCGACGTTTTTGGCGTCGTCGCCTGGCAAGAGCCGCTCGATATCAAAAGCACAGGGCAGAACATGCATATTCTCGGCCAGGCAACCGACGTGATCTCGCCGATGCTCTACCCCTCTCACTTCGGCTTCTCGTTCGGCGGGGTCAATAACCCGGCCGACAAACCGGCGCTCTTTCTCGAAGCGGGCGTAACCAAACTGCGCGAGATCAACAAAACACAGGTGATTCGTCCCTGGCTGCAGGCATTCAAGTGGCGCGTGAGCAACTACACCCCGCAGTACATCACCGAACAGATTCGCGGATCGAAAAAAGCCGGCGGCCAGGGTTACCTGCTCTGGAATGCAGGCAACATATATGAAAGATTCTCAGAACCTGTCCCCTCCCCCTAA
- a CDS encoding OmpA family protein, with protein sequence MSLHKKYLLIALIGTLSASGCVERAEFDREYGPERTLVRDQFVGSIYFGTASSSLSKAANADLARMAARIGERRNLGTRVVLIGYADRKRGVEENSELAAERAQRVAIALEKRGVELERIIIDSRPVRVTRAKEAERRVDIYLDGTAAARPGSLYPILVAFFLLVTFVLAAIIFRRRR encoded by the coding sequence ATGTCGCTGCATAAAAAATACCTGTTGATCGCCCTGATTGGCACACTTTCGGCCTCAGGCTGCGTCGAGCGCGCCGAATTTGACCGCGAATACGGGCCCGAGCGCACCCTGGTGCGCGACCAGTTCGTCGGCAGCATCTATTTCGGCACTGCATCCTCATCTCTGTCAAAGGCTGCCAACGCAGACCTCGCCCGCATGGCAGCACGCATCGGCGAACGCCGCAACCTCGGCACGCGCGTCGTGCTTATCGGCTACGCGGATCGCAAGCGCGGCGTCGAAGAAAACAGCGAACTTGCGGCCGAACGTGCGCAGCGTGTGGCAATCGCGCTCGAAAAGCGTGGGGTTGAGCTCGAACGCATCATCATCGATTCGCGCCCCGTGCGCGTCACCCGAGCGAAAGAGGCCGAACGCCGCGTCGACATCTACCTCGATGGCACTGCCGCCGCGAGGCCGGGTTCGCTCTACCCGATTCTCGTGGCGTTCTTTTTATTGGTGACTTTCGTACTCGCAGCCATTATCTTTCGCCGGCGCCGGTAA